One stretch of Podospora bellae-mahoneyi strain CBS 112042 chromosome 2, whole genome shotgun sequence DNA includes these proteins:
- a CDS encoding hypothetical protein (EggNog:ENOG503NVRA; COG:H): MKKKTRRAGGPESVNPDSIACAIGLPLYHLSPPSTKQTNEFPHFSFQRRHISAYSESSIVSAHSVMVQFASPSRSQSPSGASSAGEPRRTKKSKGKDGSSSKKKRPSAADDQDGDDTKASGNGISVRQNAERRSSMSKPARDFRDQPEPTPKKKKRKTSTSSAAVPEPAIAPTPEEAGETSTRSPSPLIDFDGLSRPSRGTRERLDESHKQKELRMEKMKGAVRTLLECIGEDPDREGLLATPERYAKAMLFFTKGYQENVRDIVNGAIFQEGHNEMVIVKDIEVFSMCEHHLVPFNGKMHIGYIPSNAVIGISKLPRIAELFARRLQIQERLTKEVAHAIMEVLKPQGVAVVMESSHLCMVMRGVEKTTTSTITSCVLGCFERKEKTRNEFLSLIGVNRR; the protein is encoded by the coding sequence atgaaaaaaaaaactcgCCGAGCAGGGGGACCGGAGTCTGTCAATCCTGACTCGATCGCTTGCGCCATCGGCCTGCCATTGTATCATCTGTCTCCCCCTTCtaccaaacaaacaaacgaGTTCCCCCATTTTTCCTTTCAACGGCGACACATTTCCGCCTACTCCGAATCATCCATCGTGTCTGCGCATTCTGTCATGGTTCAGTTCGCATCGCCCTCTCGCAGCCAGAGCCCCTCGGGTGCCTCGTCCGCTGGCGAACCCCGGCGCACCAAAAAGTCCAAGGGCAAggatggcagcagcagcaagaagaagcgccCTAGCGCCGCCGACGaccaagatggagatgacACCAAGGCCAGCGGCAACGGCATCAGCGTCCGTCAGAACGCCGAGAGACGTTCCAGCATGAGCAAGCCGGCCCGCGACTTCCGGGACCAGCCCGAACCcacgccaaagaagaagaagagaaagacatCGACCTCGTCGGCTGCCGTCCCTGAGCCCGCCATCGCTCCGACACCGGAAGAGGCTGGCGAGACGTCGACCCGCTCGCCGAGCCCCCTCATCGACTTTGACGGCCTCTCCCGCCCCAGCCGCGGCACTCGGGAGAGGTTAGATGAGTCCCACAAGCAGAAGGAGCTGCGCatggagaagatgaaggGCGCCGTCCGCACCCTCCTCGAGTGCATCGGCGAGGATCCCGACAGGGAGGGTCTCCTGGCCACGCCCGAGCGCTACGCCAAAGCCATGCTCTTCTTCACAAAGGGCTACCAGGAAAACGTGCGAGACATTGTCAACGGCGCCATTTTCCAGGAAGGCCACAACGAGATGGTCATCGTCAAGGACATTGAGGTGTTCAGCATGTGCGAGCACCACCTGGTGCCCTTCAACGGCAAGATGCACATTGGCTACATCCCGTCTAACGCCGTCATTGGCATCTCGAAGCTGCCGCGCATCGCCGAGCTGTTTGCCCGCCGACTGCAGATCCAGGAGCGCCTGACCAAGGAGGTGGCGCACGCCATCATGGAGGTGCTTAAACCCCAGGGTgtggccgtggtgatggAGTCGAGCCATCTGTGCATGGtcatgaggggggtggaaaagacgacgacgagcaccatcaccagctgTGTCCTGGGGTGCTTTgaaaggaaggagaagacgagAAACGAGTTTCTGAGTCTGATTGGCGTCAACCGCCGGTAA
- a CDS encoding hypothetical protein (EggNog:ENOG503P2XI; COG:J; BUSCO:EOG09264VRO): protein MNSTPNKKRTADGASVQSPALKRRKASTMSISSIPGSTHPLRQTSFPPPDDLAGARSPSVDFDAMSHVSGSQVSMSVTGPPKKKRGRKSKADKARERTPSVVGGTAKSTAGPGGSVVSGAGGKSTAPGAAGGAGEDGDGDEEGDTEVAATGAALTKEQKEEEHRQRGMLIGAFNDEQFDRFENWRAANLSKAAVRRLVNATISQSVAENVVIGMRAVAKVFIGDIIESARRVQGEWIDKTGEKQTDLPTPPATAVPSPATTGEGSSVPHSGQLGLADNTASNTVAPVEERRGPLRPEHIREAMRRYKTGLEGGGVGMQQIWHQQQQSGVERFPTRTGGRQIFR, encoded by the exons ATGAACAGCACTCCCAACAAAAAGCGCACCGCCGATGGCGCCAGCGTCCAGTCGCCCGCTCTCAAGCGACGCAAAGCCTCCACCATgtccatctcgtccatcCCCGGATCAACCCATCCGCTTCGCCAAACCTCGTTCCCCCCGCCAGACGACCTTGCTGGTGCGCGATCCCCTTCGGTCGATTTTGACGCCATGAGCCACGTTTCGGGCAGTCAAGTCAGCATGAGCGTCACCGGCccccccaagaagaagcgcgGCCGCAAGTCAAAGGCCGATAAGGCACGCGAACGAACTCCCTCGGTAGTTGGCGGAACCGCCAAATCAACTGCTGGCCCTGGCGGCAGTGTGGTGTCCGGTGCCGGCGGAAAGAGCACTGCACCCGGCGCCGCGGGGGGTGcaggtgaggatggagacggcgacgaggagggggacaCAGAGGTGGCCGCTACTGGCGCTGCCCTGACCAAAGaacaaaaggaggaggaacataGACAGAGGGGTATGTTGATCGGCGCCTTCAATGACGAACAATTTGACAGATTCGAAAATTGGCGAGCCGCCAACTTGAGTAAGGCTGCCGTGAGGAGA CTTGTCAATGCTACCATCTCGCAGTCCGTAGCAGAGAACGTTGTGATCGGCATGCGTGCTGTGGCCAAGGTCTTTATCGGCGACATCATCGAGAGTGCCCGCAGGGTGCAAGGGGAGTGGATTGACAAGACGGGGGAGAAGCAGACGGATTTACCCACGCCGCCTGCCACGGCTGTTCCATCACCGGCCACTACCGGAGAAGGCAGCAGTGTGCCTCATTCTGGACAGCTGGGGCTTGCCGACAACACGGCCAGCAACACAGTCGCACCTGTCGAGGAGAGGCGTGGTCCCCTAAGACCAGAGCACATCAGGGAAGCCATGCGTCGCTACAAGACAGGCttggaaggcggcggagTGGGTATGCAGCAGATTTggcatcagcaacagcaaagcGGCGTTGAACGATTTCCCACGAGGACAGGAGGGAGGCAGATCTTTCGTTAG
- the MRPL2 gene encoding 54S ribosomal protein L2 mitochondrial (EggNog:ENOG503NYA4; COG:J; BUSCO:EOG09264ZDZ), whose protein sequence is MSFVQLQRPLQRGAAASLRGTTTTTTVAGLEERFTRLRITLQQTNAALQGTRYASVKSQGAYRIPNKKTIAKKMGAKKTGDQYVIPGNIIYKQRGTIWHPGENTILGRDHTIHAAVAGYVKYYRDPARHPTRQYIGVTFNREDKLPYPPGAPRRRKLGLVAVPRKTEEAPATPDALSPSGIPLAVTRLPQIEMREETAPEPVEAAVREPEKTPLKDGNSIISALIKDKLHKRRLQQAAAEKEKERLKKESEIRMNTRVLRLQDDYSYRESNWEIGRLVGDVGTIPGSEKMDSRRAKFRLRRRKRMCSFNAIKKRKAAKAQLREEYKARVRANREKRIAERRAFAAKVKAGAAAKGGDASGKVEA, encoded by the exons ATGAGCTTCGTACAGCTGCAGCGGCCCCTTCAGAGGGGGGCTGCTGCCTCTTTGcgtggcaccaccaccacgactaCTGTCGCCGGTCTCGAAGAGCGATTCACAAGGCTAAGGATCACGCTGCAACAGACCAATGCCGCCCTCCAGGGAACACGTTATGCCTCGGTCAAGTCGCAGGGTGCCTACAGGATCCCTAATAAAAAGACAATAGCCAAGAAGATGGGCGCCAAAAAGACTGGTG ATCAATATGTCATTCCCGGCAACATCATCTACAAGCAGCGTGGTACAATATGGCACCCAGGCGAGAACACAATCCTCGGAAGAGACCACACCATCCacgctgctgttgctggctaCGTCAAGTACTACCGCGATCCCGCCCGTCACCCAACACGCCAGTACATTGGCGTCACCTTCAACCGTGAAGACAAGCTCCCCTATCCCCCGGGCGCCCCCCGCCGGAGGAAACTCGGGTTGGTGGCTGTCCCCCGCAAGACCGAAGAGGCCCCAGCCACCCCCGATGCTCTCTCGCCCAGCGGCATTCCCCTAGCAGTTACTCGTCTTCCGCAAATAGAGATGCGAGAGGAGACGGCTCCAGAACCGGTCGAGGCCGCCGTCAGAGAGCCCGAAAAGACACCGCTCAAGGACGGCAACTCGATCATCTCCGCCCTCATCAAGGACAAGCTTCACAAGAGACGGTTGCAAcaagccgccgccgagaaggaaaaggagcgCTTGAAGAAGGAGTCCGAGATCCGCATGAACACGCGTGTGTTGAGACTGCAGGACGACTACAGCTATCGTGAGAGCAACTGGGAGATTGGTCGCCTGGTGGGTGACGTGGGAACCATCCCAGGATCGGAAAAGATGGATTCCCGAAGGGCCAAGTTCCGCCTGCGTCGCAGAAAGAGAATGTGCAGCTtcaacgccatcaagaagcgcaaggctgccaaggctCAGCTCAGGGAGGAATACAAGGCTCGCGTGCGGGCAAACCGTGAGAAGAGGATTGCCGAGAGACGCGCGTTTGccgccaaggtcaaggctggtgctgctgcgaaGGGAGGAGACGCTTCCGGAAAGGTTGAGGCGTGA
- the CDC8 gene encoding Thymidylate kinase (BUSCO:EOG09261F9G; COG:F; EggNog:ENOG503P2YY), producing MPQQLPAGTRQAICYCTSSLPSLPSFQMLLRSSGFGLFRHKPTSPHLTDERHLYLSSSPFTMTSANDGNTKPTRGALIVLEGLDRSGKTTQVKLLEQRFVELGKSVKVMRFPDRTTPIGQMINSYLTSQTTMSDHVIHLLFSANRWEAASLITSLLSHGTTVICDRYYYSGIVYSAAKHNPLLPLSWARSPEVGLPRPDLVLFLDLDEQEAKKRGGWGGEVYEKAETQRRVRELFWGLSLGKIVGAPHSALECAPGEGAGTKGGEEEVAVGPPSAQTPDISGGVEHRFRQEEEDLHVVDASASVEEVAEGVWKVVRDRVEVVERGEVGKVVRRVS from the exons ATGCCGCAGCAGCTGCCAGCTGGCACCCGTCAAGCCATCTGCTACTGCACTTCCAGCTTGCCAAGCCTTCCAAGCTTCCAGATGCTCCTCAGAAGCTCTGGCTTTGGGCTTTTCCGTCATAAGCcgacctcacctcacctcacgGACGAACGACATTTGTATCTGTCCTCGAGTCCATTCACAATGACATCAGCAAACGATGgcaacaccaaacccacccgGGGCGCCCTTATCGTCCTGGAAGGCCTGGACCGGTCAGGCAAGACAACCCAGGTCAAGCTTTTGGAGCAGCGGTTTGTTGAACTGGGCAAATCCGTAAAAGTGATGCGCTTTCCCG ACCGCACAACCCCGATTGGCCAGATGATTAACTCATACCTGACTTCCCAAACAACCATGTCGGACCACGTGATTCACCTGCTCTTCTCGGCCAACCGCTGGGAAGCCGCGTCGCTCATCACCTCGTTGCTGTCGCATGGCACGACAGTCATCTGCGACCGCTACTACTACAGCGGCATCGTCTACTCGGCCGCCAAACACAACCCCCTTTTACCGCTCTCGTGGGCTCGCTCGCCAGAGGTCGGGCTCCCCAGACCAGATTTGGTCTTGTTCCTGGACCTGGACGAGCAagaagccaagaagaggggaggctggggaggtgaggtgtaCGAGAAGGCCGAGACGCAGAGGAGGGTGAGAGAGTTGTTTTGGGGTTTGAGCTTGGGAAAGATCGTGGGGGCGCCGCATTCTGCGCTGGAGTGTGCCCCTGGTGAAGGTGCAGGCaccaaaggaggagaggaggaagttgcTGTCGGTCCACCCAGCGCACAAACACCGGATATCAGTGGAGGGGTCGAGCACCGGTTCagacaagaggaggaggacttgCATGTGGTAGATGCCAGTGCgagtgtggaggaggttgccgaAGGCGTGTGGAAGGTGGTCAGGGACAgagtggaggtggtggaacGGGGCGAGGTCGGGAAGGTGGTGCGAAGAGTGTCATGA
- a CDS encoding hypothetical protein (EggNog:ENOG503P2I5; COG:S) has protein sequence MSNGHGHPPCRCLPLATATHQSKTDNPPYSIIYDDELFISNSATRTHIQADQDLTRTANKRRAMSTSPTSHTPPSHNAPRPKGILKNSYRGSPPISPVDQPTPSFPHSHTPDHPLTPKEAKELTIVNTQYNAGHRRSSSAAGTRPGVFRARTPSSAHGGDSEEQSQRLKWDEANLYLTEQERTATMKINEPKTPYAKHYDPSEDPSDDDAVEMPEPLDPGRIDLDRVDGVPPTHHGSKHKTGTGGTPGSTEDDIPGLSLGEPEEEVPEHEFGDLASKRPRAVHVDSNGSMHDTDGEEYLVGMSAEEREKHRKFEELRKKHYEMKNVASLLGHPEDLEDADEGEDDEDDDETKKVPPVPAVPTAGTQGGL, from the exons ATGAGCAACGGCCACGGCCACCCCCCATGCCGCTGCCTGCCACTGGCCACTGCCACTCACCAGTCAAAGACAGACAACCCGCCCTATTCCATCATCTACGACGACGAGCTGTTTATTTCCAACTCAGCAACCCGCACGCACATTCAAGCCGACCAAGACCTCACAAGGACAGCAAACAAGCGCCGAGCCATGTCGACAAGCCCGACATCCCATACCCCGCCTAGTCACAATGCTCCGCGACCGAAAG GCATCTTGAAGAACTCGTACCGCGgctcccctcccatctcgCCTGTCGACCAGCCGACTCCCAGCTTCCCACACAGCCACACTCCtgaccaccccctcacccccaaggAGGCCAAAGAGCTCACCATTGTCAACACGCAATACAATGCCGGACACCGCCGCTCCTCGTCTGCGGCCGGCACTCGTCCGGGCGTCTTTCGTGCCCGCACACCATCATCGGCCCATGGGGGCGACTCGGAAGAGCAGAGCCAGCGTCTCAAATGGGACGAGGCCAACCTCTACCTCACCGAGCAAGAGCGCACTGCCACCATGAAAATCAACGAGCCCAAGACCCCTTACGCCAAGCATTATGACCCATCCGAAGACCCttccgacgacgacgccgtCGAGATGCCGGAGCCGCTGGACCCAGGCAGGATTGATCTGGACCGTGTCGACGGCGTACCCCCTACCCATCACGGCTCCAAGCACAAGACAGGCACCGGTGGGACTCCAGGATCGACAGAGGATGACATTCCCGGCCTGTCGCTGGGTGAGCCCGAAGAGGAGGTGCCCGAGCACGAGTTTGGTGATTTGGCCAGCAAGAGACCGAGGGCGGTGCACGTGGACAGCAACGGGAGCATGCATGACACGGATGGGGAAGAGTATTTGGTGGGTATGAGCgccgaggagagggaaaagcATCGCAAATTCGAAGAGCTCAGGAAGAAACATTACGAGATGAAGAATGTGGCCTCGTTGCTGGGGCATCCTGAGGACCTGGAGGATGCTGACGAAGgagaagacgacgaggatgacgatgagacCAAGAAGGTGCCACCGGTTCCTGCGGTGCCTACTGCAGGAACCCAGGGAGGTTTATAA
- a CDS encoding hypothetical protein (EggNog:ENOG503PQQE) encodes MYSPGHIMASQTPTRAGSCAADGGSPQLSVPSSGELEEHESGPSTAARKKVVFSSKNLRYNKKILKQARERNRASSDGGSGRARSRSRSPHKQKQVALVEQGDAHEQFKNKLQPRRPSKSPAPVAFRTASYFGIRSGPTYFRPEVGAGLQQHRQSPDNESHLSSTSATKKRNLEAPPEIIPAPKRRLLPHFLRSPSPSPHVSHRQYERIALENSEDELGQLGELGDPSPRPTRRLILPTSSLSWARKSPVHQSRSPQRQRPSTSTGSTAATDDGKQVAPASNDSNGHENGELPLLVSNARHVTPPSRAGVPRQEKAVSAWRLASPPKVNIKQVPEPEVVRVDSDNTSDQSGNGDARSEDDFRIQGETQWRFKRAKEAKTEQEVRGNQPRTVEETAIPVPTLLNGEFRQRDTCKSVNDKAAKPSETSPITMCGERHYSQWTGTWDGEARRIPGAGALFPEGYEPRINEPYPWICPIWDCQTVFPEAWALGGHFSASHRALLLNDNPDGTMSILGKRKLPDPGTCRMPALVISRQPLDPATAPPKAPPRQPGRRKKTEKRVPLSDVVPKRPKETPVPVPNPYNTPRRRSNSFLVVDLPARSNTSSKHFHVPDQQAKTPLHDKSTPTASSGLHSSKETRPTEAPNTRPSKGGFSGASGSDEAIFALPTRKSLKGKGGVPVSSRAARAQVSQECLTKAGVGGTAQGVRESITSTRKSGRLSKSMSLTRPTRQAPEPPAQAVSRSKHSAAKRLASTASKTSKSTPASVGARPQRSGRGALPLSSASSSSASSSSRGVVPPYTMSDWEIAPGRIRVGTGDKSENVAVSSTYLAHSSMSALPLTPTISFQLLTIQPGSSVHWRPSTAPGSVQEEEPRTRVCSVAQGIVKVKLCGQEFSLGPNGMFKVPAGENCELGRVCYGGAVVHITCVNEGKEY; translated from the exons ATGTACAGTCCCGGCCACATCATGGCTTCTCAGACGCCTACGCGAGCCGGTAGTTGCGCCGCTGACGGTGGCAGTCCACAACTCTCTGTTCCTTCTTCTGGGGAGCTGGAAGAACATGAGTCTGGTCCATCAACGGCAGCACGCAAGAAGGTTGTTTTTAGCAGCAAGAACCTGAGGTATAACAAAAAGATCTTGAAGCAGGCCCGTGAGAGGAACAGGGCTAGCAGTGACGGAGGCAGCGGCCGTGCCCGGAGTAGGAGCAGAAGCCCACATAAGCAGAAACAAG TCGCCTTGGTAGAACAAGGCGACGCGCATGAACAGTTCAAAAACAAGCTGCAGCCTCGGCGCCCTTCCAAATCACCAGCTCCTGTTGCTTTTCGGACGGCATCTTATTTTGGGATCAGGAGTGGGCCAACCTATTTTAGACCAGAGGTAGGAGCTGGTCTTCAGCAGCACCGGCAAAGCCCTGACAACGAATCTCATCTCTCCTCAACAAGCGCCACCAAGAAACGGAACCTCGAAGCCCCCCCTGAAATCATCCCAGCTCCCAAACGAAGATTGCTTCCACATTTCTTGCggtctccatctccatctccgcaCGTGTCGCATCGTCAATATGAGCGCATCGCCCTCGAAAACAGCGAAGACGAACTTGGTCAACTAGGTGAGCTAGGTGATCCAAGTCCAAGACCAACCAGAAGACTCATTCTACCAACCTCTAGTCTTTCTTGGGCCAGAAAGTCACCAGTGCACCAATCCCGCTCTCCACAACGACAACGGCCCTCTACCAGCACCGGCTCAACAGCCGCGACAGATGACGGGAAACAAGTTGCTCCTGCCTCAAATGACTCCAATGGGCATGAAAATGGCGAGCTTCCCTTGTTGGTTTCGAATGCGAGACATGTCACGCCGCCCTCACGAGCTGGAGTTCCCCGACAGGAAAAGGCGGTCTCTGCGTGGCGGTTGGCGAGCCCACCCAAGGTCAACATTAAACAAGTGCCTGAGCCAGAAGTTGTCAGGGTAGACAGTGACAATACCAGCGATCAAAGCGGCAATGGCGATGCAAGGTCAGAAGACGATTTTCGCATTCAAGGCGAAACACAGTGGCGGTTCAAAAGGGCCAAAGAGGCCAAGACCGAGCAGGAGGTTAGAGGTAACCAACCGCGGACAGTGGAAGAGACAGCTATCCCTGTTCCCACTCTCCTGAATGGTGAGTTTCGACAACGGGATACCTGCAAGAGCGTCAATGACAAAGCTGCAAAGCCAAGCGAGACTAGTCCCATCACCATGTGTGGTGAGCGGCATTATTCTCAGTGGACGGGCACATGGGATGGCGAAGCACGCAGGATTCCCGGAGCCGGTGCCCTTTTCCCTGAGGGATACGAACCACGAATCAATGAACCATATCCATGGATTTGTCCAATTTGGGATTGTCAAACTGTGTTTCCGGAGGCCTGGGCCCTTGGGGGGCATTTCAGC GCAAGTCACCGGGCTCTTTTACTCAACGATAACCCCGATGGCACCATGTCTATTCTCGGGAAGCGAAAACTCCCTGATCCTGGGACATGTAGAATGCCCGCGCTGGTGATCTCTCGCCAACCACTCGATCCAGCAACTGCCCCCCCAAAAgcacctcctcgacaaccgGGAAGGAGAAAGAAGACGGAGAAAAGAGTTCCCCTGTCCGATGTGGTCCCAAAAAGGCCCAAAGAGACACCGGTGCCAGTCCCTAACCCCTACAACACGCCTAGACGACGGTCAAACAGTTTTCTTGTCGTCGACCTGCCTGCCCGTAGCAACACGTCGTCCAAACATTTTCATGTCCCTGATCAACAAGCAAAAACACCTTTACATGACAAGAGCACACCCACCGCGAGCAGTGGCCTCCACTCTTCAAAAGAAACTAGGCCTACTGAAGCACCGAATACCAGGCCAAGTAAAGGTGGCTTTTCAGGAGCTAGCGGCAGCGACGAAGCCATCTTCGCTTTGCCCACCCGTAAATCCTTGAAAGGAAAAGGTGGCGTTCCGGTATCATCACGAGCAGCAAGGGCCCAAGTGTCACAAGAATGCCTGACAAAGGCTGGTGTTGGCGGCACTGCCCAAGGCGTTAGGGAGAGCATCACATCCACCAGAAAATCTGGACGGTTGTCCAAGTCTATGTCATTGACACGCCCAACTCGGCAAGCTCCAGAACCTCCTGCCCAAGCCGTCTCTCGGTCCAAGCATTCGGCAGCGAAGCGGTTAGCATCAACAGCCTCGAAGACCTCCAAGTCAACTCCAGCCTCTGTTGGGGCAAGGCCGCAACGATCAGGAAGGGGTGCACTGCCATTGTCAtctgcctcttcttcttctgcctcttcctcatcgcGGGGAGTTGTACCACCTTACACAATGTCAGACTGGGAGATTGCCCCCGGCCGTATCCGGGTAGGGACGGGAGACAAATCCGAGA ATGTggccgtctcctccacctaTCTCGCCCATTCTTCGATGTCTGCTCTTCCTCTGACCCCAACTATTTCCTTTCAGCTGCTCACCATCCAGCCGGGAAGCAGTGTCCACTGGCGGCCCTCTACGGCCCCAGGCAGTGTCCAAGAGGAAGAGCCCAGGACGAGGGTTTGTTCGGTTGCCCAGGGTATCGTCAAAGTGAAGCTCTGTGGTCAGGAATTTTCATTGGGCCCGAATGGCATGTTCAAAGTGCCAGCGGGGGAAAACTGCGAGCTGGGCAGAGTGTGTTACGGGGGGGCGGTGGTTCATATCACTTGTGTAAATGAAGGGAAAGAGTACTAG
- the LCL2 gene encoding Long chronological lifespan protein 2 (COG:O; EggNog:ENOG503P575), translating into MRSLSLILLALATMLTPISAQFGFFDQMFGGGGGGEQEQHHGHGHGGHQRQQQNAPSDGAGYRAQYARLYCDNYLCPDTLACVHFPHHCPCPWPAHEEKVELAEGQRICVSHGGFKAGEAARKVELARKGLL; encoded by the exons ATGCGCTCCCTTAGTTTGATTCTGCTCGCCCTCGCGACCATGCTCACTCCCATTTCAGCGCAGTTTGGCTTCTTTGACCAAATgtttggcggcggtggtggcggcgaaCAGGAGCAACATCACGGTCACGGTCATGGCGGGCACCAGCGACAACAGCAGAATGCGCCGAGCGATGGGGCAGGATATCGCGCCCAGTATGCCCGTCTTTATTGCGACAACTACCTCTGTCCCGATACGCTTG CCTGTGTACACTTCCCCCACCACTGCCCTTGCCCCTGGCCTGCGCACGAAGAAAAGGTTGAACTGGCTGAGGGTCAAAGGATATGTGTGTCCCACGGAGGCTTCAAGGCCGGagaggcggcgaggaaggtcGAGTTAGCCCGCAAGGGGCTGCTCTGA
- a CDS encoding hypothetical protein (EggNog:ENOG503NZNJ): protein MATVSRQPFAPLDHTRLKTLTSLKNRQNALSTSPVKRKASEVVDADDSENVDPVLFSKRSKGAGADGTGFVKPLFKPSNFVMTKAASTSNLYGAASLPPSKLSSSKPRTFLQPKSPASRLSTTGTPSPLTAPAGRSPTRGSKRIGILSKRRHTQRIDPPSFGLGTGSSVPFSLDAALKGSIPAYSGSLRTSAAPVPAAAPASSDSFLLSTGGMQSSWFFDIHEDTPEQEMTNLLQHGTCTLDISSDEESERRQSRDRAEGRDKENIPPADDISQTSARQAARVGDVDDMIIEKQRGALVEMNAADYYAEGCTKDSVVLVPWDEEEAETVVGDNGQYQQQQQHQHHVLPEEGEQQSYGGEQRQKRTTLADVESVNVDDIMGNSDGTSLKAAVLEPMEGTGESFELWESTSAKEEGDAPASPLPMADESHENRVVGVECVA from the exons ATGGCGACTGTTAGCCGTCAGCCGTTTGCTCCTCTTGACCACACGCGGTTAAAGACACTGACGAGCCTCAAGAACCGACAGAATG ccctctccacctccccagtTAAGCGCAAGGCTTCCGAGGTGGTGGACGCCGACGACTCTGAAAATGTCGACCCAGTGCTCTTCTCCAAGCGGTCAAAGGGAGCCGGCGCTGATGGAACTGGGTTCGTGAAGCCCTTATTCAAGCCTTCCAATTTTGTGATGACCAAGGCggcttccacctccaacctctacGGCGCTGCCAGTCTTCCCCCAAGCAagctctcttcctccaagcCGCGCACCTTTCTTCAGCCAAAATCACCAGCTTCCCGTCTCAGCACTACCGGCACGCCCAGTCCCCTAACCGCCCCAGCTGGCCGTTCCCCAACCCGCGGCTCCAAGCGGATTGGCATTCTCTCTAAGCGCCGCCATACGCAGCGGATTGATCCCCCATCCTTTGGCCTCGGCACCGGCTCCTCAGTTCCCTTTTCGCTCGATGCCGCCCTCAAGGGCTCCATCCCAGCCTACTCTGGCTCTCTGCGGACCTCTGCCGCGCCCGTCCCCGCTGCTGCCCCTGCCTCTTCGGATTCCTTCCTGCTGTCCACGGGCGGCATGCAATCCTCGTGGTTCTTTGACATCCACGAAGACACGCCGGAACAGGAGATGACGAACCTTCTTCAGCACGGCACCTGCACCCTTGACATTAGCAGCGACGAGGAGTCTGAGCGACGCCAGAGTCGCGACCGAGCCGAGGGCAGAGACAAGGAGAACATTCCCCCTGCCGACGATATCTCCCAGACCTCTGCTCGACAGGCCGCCAGAGTGGGCGACGTCGATGACATGATCATTGAGAAGCAGAGGGGTGCTCTTGTTGAAATGAATGCCGCCGACTACTACGCTGAAGGATGCACCAAGGACAGCGTGGTGCTCGTCCCctgggatgaagaagaagctgagaCGGTCGTTGGGGACAACGGTCagtaccagcagcagcagcagcaccagcaccacgtCCTGCCAGAAGAGGGCGAGCAACAATCGTATGGCGGAGAGCAGCGGCAGAAACGGACGACACTTGCCGATGTGGAGTCTGTAAACGTCGACGACATCATGGGCAACAGCGACGGAACTTCCCTCAAAGCGGCGGTGCTGGAGCCTATGGAGGGAACCGGGGAGAGCTTTGAGCTGTGGGAGAGCACCTcagccaaagaagaaggtgatgctcctgcttctcctctGCCCATGGCTGACGAGAGCCATGAAAATCGAGTAGTTGGAGTTGAGTGTGTGGCCTAG